The Streptomyces bacillaris sequence TCTTCTCGGCGTCCTCGGTCTTCTTGTCGGCGTCGGTGTCGGCCTCGGTCTTGTCGGTCTTCTTCTCGTCCTTGTCCTCGGCCTTGTCGGTGCCCTTCTTCTCGCCGTCCTCCTTCTCGTCCTTCTTCTCCGCCTCGCTGCCCGCCTTGGTGTCCTTCGGCTTCTCGGCCGCGCCGCCCCGGGTCCACCCCGCGTCGGCCAGCAGGGCCTGGGCCTCCTCGGTGTTCTGGTCGCCGAGCGCCCCGCTGCCGTCCTTGTAACCGGGCTGTCCGGCCAGGGCCAGGTGGCTGCCGAGCGGCTTCGCCGGGAGCCCGAGCGGCTTGAGCACGGTCTCCGCGAGTTCCTGGCGGTCCAGGGCGCGGGCCACCGCCCGGCGGACCCGGTCGTCCGCGAGGGGGCCGGACTCGCCGTTCAGCGCGAGCTGGGTGTAGGCGGGCTCCAGGGACTTGCGTACGGCGTAGCTGCGCAGGGCCTTCTGCTCCGCCCCGTACGCGGCGACGGCCTTGCGGGTCTTCTCCCGGGCGGCCCGGGCGATCTCCGCCTGCTCCTCGTCGGAGCCGTTGGCCAGGGCCCAGGAGCGCAGGGCGGCGGCGGGGGTGAGGTCGGCGCCGGGGCCGTGGGCGAGGGGCTGCCCGCCGTTGTTGCCGTCGCGGAGGGCGAGGGCGATGCGGTTGGCGGTGGTGGAGTCGACGTCGGTGACGTGGACGGTGCCGTCCGCGAGGGCCTTGGTGCGGTCCTTGGGGGCGACGGCCCGGAAGACGAGGGTGTCCAGCTTGGCCTTGTCGCCCCACCAGCGGGGGTTACGGGTGAGGGTGACGGTTCCCTTGGCCTTGCTCACGCTCTTGAGCTGGAAGGGGCCCGCAGTGTTCTTCAGGGTCGTACGCGCTCCGTCGTTGAAGGTGTCCGGCGAGCCGGTGACCTCCTTCGGGTAGAGCGGTGAGAAGAGGGAGCGCCAGTCCGCGTAGGGCTTGGCGAAGGTGACCCGGACCTGGAGGTCGTCGGCGCCGCGCTCGATCTTCTGGATGCGCTCGTAGCCGGAGTTGCGGGCCGTCCAGAAGGCGGAGTCCTTGCCGCTGAGCGCGCGCCACTGGGCGACGAAGTCGGGAGCGCCGATCTCGCGGCCGTCGCTCCAGACCGCCTGCTGATTGAGCTTGTAGAGCACGACCTGCTTGGGCTCGCGCTCGATGATCTTCGCGGACTCCAGGTAGTCCGGGTTGAGCTTCGGCTGACCGGTGGCGTCCATCGGGAAGAGCGTGGGCAGCAGGGCCCCGGTGATCCTGGTGGTGGCGCTGTCGGCGTCCGCCTGGAAGGCGTTGAGGGTGGTGGGCATCGCGTCGACGGCCCAGTTCACCGTCGATCCGTCGGCGACGCGGTCACGGGCGGCGGGAGCGATGTCCTGCGGGACCCCCCGGGAGGTCTCCTCGCTGTCGGAACTGCACCCCGCGAGCGCGGGGATCGTGAGCACCCCCGCTGTGAGGAGCGCGAGCGAGCGGCGCTTTCGGACCGTCCCGCGCGGGACGCCGACGTGGGACATGGCTGATACCTCCGGGGCCGGCCCGGACCACCCCGTACCGGATGGACCGGATAGTGCTTGTTTGGTGGCATTTGCAGTTGATCACACTGATTCCTGCCCCCACTGAAAGCGCCTCCGCGCGGGAGGGGACGCCGACACGGCGGGGACGTACGGGAAGCTCACCCGCCCGGAGGAACGCCGTACCGCCCCGGATTCCGCACGAGACCTTCCATCGGCTTCCGCGCAAGGCCTCCCGTTATTGGTCCAGGCCAATTACGGTGCGGATCGGGCCTCGTCGCCCGCTCGGCCACGTCCTCCGAGGAGACACCGGTGCTCACCCGACGCGCAGCGTTCACGGCCGCCCTCGCGGCCCTCGGCTCCACCGCCCTGCCGGCCACCACCGCCACCGCCCTCCCCCGCGCCCCGGCAGCCGGCACCCCGGCCCCGCACGCCACGCCGCCGCGCCCCACGCCGTCGCGCCCCGCCGGCGCCCGCTCCCCCGGCAGGCCCCTCGCCGCGACGCTCCCCCGCCCCACGGGCAGGCACCCCGTCGCCACCCTCTCCGTCCCGCTGACCGACACCACCCGCACCGACCCCTTCGCCCCGCACCCGGGCCCGCGCGAGCTGATGGTGCAGCTCTGGTACCCGGCCACCACCGCCCCGCCGCGCCCGAGCGCCCCCTACACGGACCCGGGGACCGCGGCCGCGCTGGAGGTGGCGTGGGGCATGCGGCCCGGGGTGCTGGCGGCCGTCACCACGCACGCCCGTACGGGAGACCTGTCGTCTCTCGGAGCCCGTACGGGAGGTCCGGGGGCAGGAGGTCCACGTACGGGAGGGCGCCCGGCCCCCGGCACCCGTACGGCCGTCGTCCTGAGCCATGGGCGGGGCGCGTCCCGGGCCCTCACCAGCGGCCTGGCCGAGGAACTCGCCTCGCGCGGCCATCTCGTCGCGGCCGTCGACCACACCTACGACGCCGCCGCCGTCCGGTTCCCCGACGGCCGGCTGGTGCGCGGCGCGCTGCCCGCCGAACCGGACGACTGGGACGCCCAGGACCGGCTGGAGGTCGCCGTGCGCGCCGCGGACCTGCGGTGTGTGGCCGACGCGCTGTGCCGGAGCCGCCGCCCGCTCGCCGGGGTCGCGGTCCGGCGCGTCGGGCTGCTCGGCCACTCGCTGGGCGGGGCGGCGGCGGCCGAGGCGATGCGGCTGGACCGGCGCTTCGTGGCCGGACTCGACCTGGACGGCGGCCTGTTCGGCACCACCGTCCCGGAGACGGGCCTCGACCGCCCGTTCCTCCTCCTCACCTCGTCGCCGGACCACCCGACCTGGGCGCGGTGGCGCGCGCACCACCGGCACTGGGGGCGCCACCTGCACCTCGCGGGCGGCGGCCACCTCACGGCCACCGACGTACCGGCCCTGGCGCACGCGGCCGGGCTCCGGGAGCGGTGGCCCGAACCGCTGTACGCGGAGTTCCTCGGCACCCTTGCCCCGGCCCGGGCGGCCGCGGTCACCCGCGCGTACACCACCGCGTTCTTCGACAAATTCCTCCTCGGCCACCGACGCCCGCTCCTCGACGGGCCGGTACCGCGCTACCCGGAGATCGAGTTCCGCTGGACACGGGGGCGCTGAGACGGAACGCTCGTCCTTTCGAGGACGGCCGACCGGAAGGCACACAGCACATGACTGGGCAACCCGACCGCTGGGCGGAGCTGACCGGTGGACAGGCCGGTGAGGAGTACGCGCTCCGCTTCGCCCGGCTGGCGGAGTCGGGCCACGACGTCCACGGCGAGGCCACGTTCTGCGCGACCCTGCTGCGGCCCGGCGCGCGGGTGCTCGACGCGGGGTGCGGGACCGGCCGGATCGCGATCCGGCTCACCGAGCTGGGCCACCGGTGCACCGGCGTGGACGTCGACGCCTCGATGCTCGCGGTCGCCCGCCGCCAGGCCCCCGCCCAGGAGTGGCTCCTGGGCGACCTGGCCCACCTGGACACCCTCGACCTGGAGCCGGGCTTCGACCTGGCCCTGGCCGCCGGAAACGTCGTCCCGCTCCTGGCCCCCGGCACCGAGCCGGCCGTCGTCCGCCAGCTGGCCGCCACCCTGCGCCCCGGCGGCCTGCTGGTCACCGGCATGGGCCTGGACGCGGCCCACCTCCCCCTGCCCGAACCCACGGTCACCCTCACGGAGTTCGACACCTGGTGCACGGAGGCCGGGCTGTCCCTGCTCCAGCGGTACGCGACGTGGAGCGGTGACACCTTCCACCCGGGCGGCGGCTACGCGGTGAGCGTGCACACGCGTACGGAGTGACGACACGTCACCTTCACCTTCCGCCACGGATATTCGGTGTCCTGCCCACCTCCCGGCACGCAGAATGGTGCGCATGCCTCTGACCACCCCCACCCTGCGCACCGCCCGACTGCGGCTGCGCCCCTTCACGGCCGCGGACGCGGACGGCCTCTTCGCCCTGCACAGCAGCGCCGAGGTGATGCGCTACTGGGACTCCCCCGCCTGGACCGAACAGGCCCGCGTGGAGCGCTTCCTGACGATGTGCCGGACCATGGCGGACGAGGGCTCCGGGGTACGCCTGGCCCTCGACCGGGCCTCCGACGGGGCCTTCGTCGGCTGGTGCACGCTGGCCCGGTGGAACCCGGAGTACCGCAGCGCGTCCCTGGGCTACTGCCTCGACAAGACCGCGTGGGGCCACGGCTACGCGACGGAGGCCGCGCACGCCGTGCTGCGGTGGGCGTTCGACACGCTGGGCCTGAACCGGGTCCAGGCCGAGACCGACACACGCAACCTCGCGTCCGCCCGGGTGCTGGAGAAGGTGGGCTTCGTCCGTGAGGGCACGCTGCGGGAGGAGTGCGTCGTGAACGGCGAGGTCTCCGACACCTGGGTGTTCGGACTGCTCAGGCGGGAGTGGCAGCCGCCGGCGGGCACCTGACGGAGCCCGCACCCCGCTCGGCCCACCGCCGTCCGCTCAGCGAGCCGCCGCGGGCACGGGCCGGTCCGGGGTGTCCAGCCACGGCACGTGCGTACCGTCGGGAGCGATAGTCAGCCCGAACCGCCC is a genomic window containing:
- a CDS encoding ABC transporter family substrate-binding protein, which encodes MSHVGVPRGTVRKRRSLALLTAGVLTIPALAGCSSDSEETSRGVPQDIAPAARDRVADGSTVNWAVDAMPTTLNAFQADADSATTRITGALLPTLFPMDATGQPKLNPDYLESAKIIEREPKQVVLYKLNQQAVWSDGREIGAPDFVAQWRALSGKDSAFWTARNSGYERIQKIERGADDLQVRVTFAKPYADWRSLFSPLYPKEVTGSPDTFNDGARTTLKNTAGPFQLKSVSKAKGTVTLTRNPRWWGDKAKLDTLVFRAVAPKDRTKALADGTVHVTDVDSTTANRIALALRDGNNGGQPLAHGPGADLTPAAALRSWALANGSDEEQAEIARAAREKTRKAVAAYGAEQKALRSYAVRKSLEPAYTQLALNGESGPLADDRVRRAVARALDRQELAETVLKPLGLPAKPLGSHLALAGQPGYKDGSGALGDQNTEEAQALLADAGWTRGGAAEKPKDTKAGSEAEKKDEKEDGEKKGTDKAEDKDEKKTDKTEADTDADKKTEDAEKKTEDKEEKAGDEDKEEKKSDQAATGSDDSAASRAEGLYIVGQDNKPGARPVQGLDASSSVLSPSRTAAVQSLALLRQASAVSGDTSAADTAAKVTAQDKQSGGAPGAYAPMGTAAPAPASVNGPLGKDGKTLTLRFVLPSGPGSQSLRGVGERIATMLEKIGIGTEITKVPDESYFKDHIASGDYDLALYSWPATAYPATDGRPIYAKPEPATDGSLLVEQNYTRVGTDHIDQLFDQAVAELDEKAARELMKQADARIWAAAGSIPLFQRPQLVAVDKKLANVGAFGFAAPRYQDIGFTDRQAAGSPADRKK
- a CDS encoding alpha/beta hydrolase, whose product is MLTRRAAFTAALAALGSTALPATTATALPRAPAAGTPAPHATPPRPTPSRPAGARSPGRPLAATLPRPTGRHPVATLSVPLTDTTRTDPFAPHPGPRELMVQLWYPATTAPPRPSAPYTDPGTAAALEVAWGMRPGVLAAVTTHARTGDLSSLGARTGGPGAGGPRTGGRPAPGTRTAVVLSHGRGASRALTSGLAEELASRGHLVAAVDHTYDAAAVRFPDGRLVRGALPAEPDDWDAQDRLEVAVRAADLRCVADALCRSRRPLAGVAVRRVGLLGHSLGGAAAAEAMRLDRRFVAGLDLDGGLFGTTVPETGLDRPFLLLTSSPDHPTWARWRAHHRHWGRHLHLAGGGHLTATDVPALAHAAGLRERWPEPLYAEFLGTLAPARAAAVTRAYTTAFFDKFLLGHRRPLLDGPVPRYPEIEFRWTRGR
- a CDS encoding class I SAM-dependent methyltransferase gives rise to the protein MTGQPDRWAELTGGQAGEEYALRFARLAESGHDVHGEATFCATLLRPGARVLDAGCGTGRIAIRLTELGHRCTGVDVDASMLAVARRQAPAQEWLLGDLAHLDTLDLEPGFDLALAAGNVVPLLAPGTEPAVVRQLAATLRPGGLLVTGMGLDAAHLPLPEPTVTLTEFDTWCTEAGLSLLQRYATWSGDTFHPGGGYAVSVHTRTE
- a CDS encoding GNAT family N-acetyltransferase: MPLTTPTLRTARLRLRPFTAADADGLFALHSSAEVMRYWDSPAWTEQARVERFLTMCRTMADEGSGVRLALDRASDGAFVGWCTLARWNPEYRSASLGYCLDKTAWGHGYATEAAHAVLRWAFDTLGLNRVQAETDTRNLASARVLEKVGFVREGTLREECVVNGEVSDTWVFGLLRREWQPPAGT